The Pungitius pungitius chromosome 8, fPunPun2.1, whole genome shotgun sequence genome has a window encoding:
- the thumpd3 gene encoding THUMP domain-containing protein 3 yields MSCQKGGAVESGLKPADSSTSHSAMNDGDVLAVTIGATVPTGFEHTAAEEVKEKIGVDAVIGKDRGRIYFPITTDKLSQVHLLRSVDNLFVVVEEYDHYPFKQSKEETLMEMMQLASKLPWTDALEVWRLNGKLKKRKGYRKGGNVTKAKSSCEVADATVDDTAQQELPQAVSAAECQTKAESTAATETGTTDSEAAEPAAKLIKFRVTCNRAGDRHSFSSNEAARDFGGAVQEFFQWKADMTKFDVEVLLNIHNEEMVIGIALTEESLHRRNISHFGPTTLRSTLCYGMLRLCKPQASDIILDPMCGTGAIPLEGAIEFNSSFYVAGDNNDMAVNRTVNNVCHIQKRMAEKSGASGLPIDTVQWDLCNLPIRTGSVDIVVTDMPFGKRMGSRKKNWDLYPSCLREMARVCTPGTGKAVLLTQDKKCFTKAISRMGGLWKRLHTVWVNVGGLHAGVYLLKRTGGVFGQTPEDVYESRGAVKAGGDETGDKELS; encoded by the exons ATGTCCTGCCAGAAAGGCGGGGCTGTAGAGTCAGGACTTAAACCCGCTGATTCGTCCACCTCTCACTCCGCTATGAACGATGGCGACGTCCTCGCAGTCACCATCGGAGCCACCGTGCCTACAGGGTTTGAGCACACTGCTGCAGAAGAGGTCAAGGAGAAAATTGGGGTCGATGCGGTAATCGGCAAAGATCGTGGTCGCATCTACTTTCCAATAACCACTGACAAGCTTTCCCAG GTCCATCTTCTGAGGTCTGTGGACAACCTGTTTGTGGTGGTTGAGGAATACGATCATTACCCATTCAAACAATCAAAG GAAGAGACGTTGATGGAGATGATGCAGCTTGCCTCCAAACTGCCCTGGACCGATGCCTTGGAGGTTTGGAGGCTAAATGGCAaattaaaaaagaggaaaggcTACCGCAAGGGAGGAAATGTCACAAAAGCCAAATCCAGTTGTGAGGTGGCTGATGCAACTGTGGATGACACGGCGCAGCAAGAGCTACCTCAGGCGGTGTCTGCTGCTGAATGCCAGACTAAAGCAGAGAGCACTGCTGCCACAGAGACCGGCACGACAGACTCTGAAGCGGCAGAACCTGCAGCTAAACTCATCAAGTTCCGTGTGACATGCAACAGGGCCGGTGATCGGCACAGCTTTTCTTCCAATGAGGCGGCCAGAGATTTTGGCGGGGCTGTGCAAGAGTTTTTCCAGTGGAAGGCGGACATGACAAAGTTTGACGTAGAG GTGTTACTAAACATACACAATGAAGAGATGGTGATCGGCATTGCTCTCACAGAAGAGAGTCTGCACAGGAGAAACATCAGTCACTTTGGACCCACCACTCTGCGGTCTACCTTGTGTTATGGCATGCTCAG GCTTTGTAAACCTCAGGCATCGGATATAATACTTGACCCAATGTGTGGGACTGGAGCTATACCACTGGAG GGGGCCATTGAATTTAACAGTTCATTCTATGTTGCCGGCGACAACAATGACATGGCTGTTAACCGCACAGTGAATAATGTGTGTCACATCCAGAAACGGATGGCAGAGAAAAGCGG TGCATCTGGATTGCCCATCGACACCGTGCAGTGGGATCTTTGCAATTTACCCATAAGGACGGGCTCTGTTGACATCGTCGTCACTGACATGCCCTTCGGCAAGAG AATGGGCTCCAGGAAGAAGAACTGGGACCTTTACCCGTCCTGTCTGAGAGAAATGGCCCGTGTGTGCACACCAGGAACCGGGAAAGCTGTCTTGTTGACACAAGACAAGAAGTGCTTTACCAAG GCTATCTCCAGGATGGGAGGACTGTGGAAGAGGCTGCACACCGTTTGGGTCAATGTCGGGGGTTTACATGCTGGAGTCTACCTCCTCAAGCGGACCGGGGGCGTGTTTGGCCAAACTCCGGAAGATGTCTATGAATCAAGAGGGGCGGTTAAAGCTGGTGGGGACGAGACTGGCGACAAGGAGCTCTCTTGA